DNA from Babylonia areolata isolate BAREFJ2019XMU chromosome 32, ASM4173473v1, whole genome shotgun sequence:
GACTTTTTCATTTAATGACATGCATGCAAAACtgttatggggggaaaaaaagaagacaggtaTACTTCCAGCCAGGTCTGTTTCaacatgttttaaagacactCACATGCCCCTCTTCTCAATAATTCTTCCCTTATTAGATTTTTGTCAATaggataatattttatttttttccatctttGGGTTCACATTTATGTCACATcatcacaagaaatatttttatgaGTGATTCTATACCACATTGGTACAACTGAATTCTGAGATAATGTTTAAGATGGATTGTTCTTTTGGTATCACAGGTGAATGTACTTAAACTAAATGAAGACATACATGAAACCACACGTACATActtaaaaagaaatctttttgTCAAAAGTAATATGAAACTGTATAATCAGGTGTGACTtggattacaaaaacaaaaacaaaacaaaacaaaacaaaaacaaaaaccaaaaaaacctcaaTTTTGTACACAGTAAATACAAAAACTGATTCATTGTGTCAGAGAGATGTCACAATCtgaatcattaatttttttgcaGATTCCCTTGCAAGGAGGTTAGAGTACCCACAACATTTTGCCAGAGAGCAAAAGTGGTTTGAATCTGCTTTCCCGGTGCCAGGATATATTCCTGATGTCGACCAAGTCAACAGCATGGAAGATTTCAAGGACATCATTTGGAACAGGCCTGCAAGGGAACTCATCAATGAGTATGGTATGTTACGTTTATGTATCTATCCCAGTAGCTTTGTTAGTTTCTATGTGGACAGTATTtcatgttaataaaaaaaaaaaaaaaagtactgttttCAATGAAAATTTGATATGTTGGTTACTTGTTTTGGCCATAAATTACCAAGAAGTCATGTATGTTTACCCTCCACTCCGACTGAATACAGTAGTTTTGGTTCCTCTCTGAATGATGTACATTCATTTCTGTACAGTTGTACTCATTGCTCAAATTCATTTCCTGTGTGTACTCACACACTGGCATGTATTGAATTTCATTATGGGATGTCAACATtcaagtaactctctctctctctctctctctatatatatatatatatatgtgtgtgtgtgtgtctgtgtgtgtgtgtgtgtgtgtgtgtagaaagaagaAGTTGTGCAGTACTGTGATCTTCACTTTTGGATAAGAATGTGAAACATggtattagttgttttttgtttttttcttcttctaagttcTTTTATAGTGCTCTTGCTGAAGAGTTCAGGTTGACAGGCATAGAGGCATGCAGGTCTAACAATTACACAAACTGATACGAAGTTTTATACAAATCCAAAAATGCAAGAAgttactattatttttattaacTTTATCAACATTATGAACATATGAttatgaatatataaaaaaaaaaattaaaaagcagtGTTAAGCATTTTCTTATCATAGAATGCTGATTGCAATTCCCTTGAACCCCATGACTGGTTAGCTTAAAGGAGAAACATCCAGATTATCAGTTACATTTTCTAACGACTGATGCTATGAGTTTTCCGACaaagatgttttattttattattctcacTATAAAGAAATTtggtctaaaaaaaacaacaacaaaaaaacaaaaactaaaaccaaaaaaaccccaacttaatcttgtgtgaatgtgtgtgcacagggAGCACTGTGGAGGAGATGGCTGTTTTATGCAGTGAAGGGCTTGGAGGGTGGCTTTATTCCTCTCAGCTGCAATGGCTGGCAGACAGGGCCAACGAACAAGGCACGCCTGCTCTGacggtatgtgtgggtatgtccACACCAGATAGTCTCCAGCGACTGGCAAGTAGGCACGATGTGCCAGTAGAGAGACTGGTTTTGTTGACCAGTGTTGGCAGGGTGCCTGGTCAGGGAGTCCAACGGTACAAAACTTTTGTTGGCTCTCCCAAACGACCAGGCAACCACTGGGTATTGGTCACCTTGGACCTTACTGACCGTCCTGTCATTATGTATTGTGACAGTTTGGGGTGGGAGGTTCCAGAAGATCTTCTGCAGTGGCTGGCTCCATACACAGGTGCCTTTGGAATAGAAAATCTGGATAAACCCAAAGTAATAGTTATGCATCCCCCCAGTCCTTCAGGCGACCAGCACAAATGTACAAAAAAATGCAGGAACTACCCCCTCCAGATCTGCAGCAATGTTTGTGGGGtgattgctggtgtgtgtgctgtgctagcTGCTACTGATGAGCCCTATTTCAGAAAATTAACTGGACCTAAGGCTGATGATGGCATCTTCCTGAAACACCCATCGAGGTACGAACGGTTTCTGAGAAGAGTCCTCATCAGGTGGTTCATGACCAAAGATCTTGATGTGTCCATAATGAAACAACATTTCCCAcatgcagacactgacacatcaaATGGACTAAATGCAGCAAACAATCAGATACAAAGTGACCACACCTACAACAGCAAGGACAGAACCACTGAATATAGTTCcccaaaagacagccagacacaaagtgaccacacctCCAACAGCACAGACAGGATCACTGAATATAGTTCcccaccagacagccagacacaaagtgaccacacctccaacagcaaggacagaaccactgaatatagttccccaaaagacagccagacacaaagtgaccacacctccaacagcaaggacagaaccactgaatatagttccccaccagacagccagacacaaagtgaccacacctccaacagcacggacagaaccactgaatatagttccccaaaagacagccagacacaaagtgaccacacctCCAACAGCACAGACAGGATCACTGAATATAGTTCcccaccagacagccagacacaaagtgaccacacctccaacagcaaggacagaaccactgaatatagttccccaaaagacagccagacacaaagtgaccacacctCCAACAGCACAGACAGGATCACTGAATGTAGTTCcccaccagacagccagacacaaagtgaccacacctccaacagcaaggacagaaccactgaatatagttccccaaaagacagccagacacaaagtgaccacacctCCAACAGCACAGACAGGATCACTGAATATAGTTCcccaccagacagccagacacaaagtgaccacacctCCAACAGCACAGACAGGATCACTGAATATAGTTTcccaccagacagccagacacaaagtgaccacacctCCAACAGCACAGACAGGATCACTGAATATAGTTCcccaccagacagccagacacaaagtgaccacacctccaacagcaaggacagattaagacgcaaaagaaaaacagaatcctCATCTCACCAACCAAGCAAGCAACGTTTTCACAT
Protein-coding regions in this window:
- the LOC143276435 gene encoding uncharacterized protein LOC143276435 translates to MTMFHDRDSLARRLEYPQHFAREQKWFESAFPVPGYIPDVDQVNSMEDFKDIIWNRPARELINEYGSTVEEMAVLCSEGLGGWLYSSQLQWLADRANEQGTPALTVCVGMSTPDSLQRLASRHDVPVERLVLLTSVGRVPGQGVQRYKTFVGSPKRPGNHWVLVTLDLTDRPVIMYCDSLGWEVPEDLLQWLAPYTGAFGIENLDKPKVIVMHPPSPSGDQHKCTKKCRNYPLQICSNVCGVIAGVCAVLAATDEPYFRKLTGPKADDGIFLKHPSRYERFLRRVLIRWFMTKDLDVSIMKQHFPHADTDTSNGLNAANNQIQSDHTYNSKDRTTEYSSPKDSQTQSDHTSNSTDRITEYSSPPDSQTQSDHTSNSKDRTTEYSSPKDSQTQSDHTSNSKDRTTEYSSPPDSQTQSDHTSNSTDRTTEYSSPKDSQTQSDHTSNSTDRITEYSSPPDSQTQSDHTSNSKDRTTEYSSPKDSQTQSDHTSNSTDRITECSSPPDSQTQSDHTSNSKDRTTEYSSPKDSQTQSDHTSNSTDRITEYSSPPDSQTQSDHTSNSTDRITEYSFPPDSQTQSDHTSNSTDRITEYSSPPDSQTQKSI